The Bifidobacterium coryneforme genome segment AGTTCAACACCCTTGGAAGCCAGGGCCTTTGCGGCAACACCGTCCCCCTCGCGGATCAGGCCCAGCAGGAGGTGCTCGGTGCCGATGTAATTGTGCTGAAGGGTGCGGGCCTCTTCCTGCGCCAGCACAATCACCCGCCGCGCACGGTCGGTAAACCGTTCGAACATACTTGTCCTTCCCTTTGATCTGTACCTCACTCTACAGATTCGCGGTGACGTTTATTCTCGACCTGCCCCTGATTGCGCTCTCAACGCAAAGCGTTGGAATATCAGGCCTTAACCCAGGTGTTCCAACCAGGGATTCCTATTCCAGTTCGGACTCGGCCTCATCCTCTTCGGCGGTCAGCTCCTCCATCAGCTCCACCTCGGGCCGCTCCTCACGGGGCTTCTGGCGGACCACATCAATATGAAGGTCATCAAAGGCAGGCTCGGACTGGACCCATAGGTGGGTATCCTCCTGGGGCAGAATCTCCGAGTGTTCCCCACAGCCATGGTCCAGGGACACCACCCGCCCGTCATCGGGGCTCCACCGATTGGCACAGACGGCAAACATGGTGCCCAGCTCCCCCTTGAGGGGAATCAGGAACCCACAGGTTTCACAGGCATTGCCCTTGGCCGTCCTTGTCGACAGGGACTTGGGGCCATGCTGCCCCTCATACCAACGCTTGGCTGTCGCTGCTCGCGCCTCGGCGGTCATGACGTGACGGCGGCTCAGGATCAACTCGTCGACGACCTCTTCCAAATCCTCTTGAGAGGTCTGTGGATCGCCTTCACCGTCCAGATCCGGCTCATCTTCCGCCGCTGACTGACCGGTGCCGGATTCATCGTCGATGCGGAAAACGGCACCTGACCCGCCCTCATCATTCTTGGTAGCGGTCTCCTGACCCGGATTCGATTCAGGGTCCGATTCCGTCTCCCTGTCAGAGGGCTCCTCGACCTGGGGAGCCTCGTATCCCTTGACAAGTCTCGGGTCATCCGGGTCGGTCCCCATGGCATCGGTCACGCTCAGGTCGGAGGGAAGCAGCCGATCCTTCCAGGGAATCCACTTGGGCGGTTGCAGGGCTTCGGCCGAGGGAATGAGGGAGGACTCATCAACGGTCCAGGTATCGGCATCCTGGTCATGATAGAGGGTCACCGACCACTGCCAACCCTCATACCCGGTGATATGGGAGTCGAACCGGTAGTCGTACACACCGTCCTCAAGCATGGTGCTGGTGATGAAATCGCCCACCTCGGAACTCTTGGAGGCCACACTCAAAGCCACGCTCCTGGCCAGTTCCTCGGGGTCAAAATCCACTTCAGCCATGTATCACACCTTCATACTCTGATGGGCCCGGCACCAGGCCGGCCCATGTCTCTTCCTGCCCCGCCGTGATTCACGCAGGTACGTCGAAGTCGTCCGCCACCGCCCTGAGCAGGGTGGCCAGCTTCTTCGACTCCGCAGGGGCGGGATAATGATGTCGTCGCAGACCATTGCCCGCGGAATCCAACAGCTTGATCAGGTCCTCGACTATGGCGGCCATGTCATCCGGGGCGGGCCGGGTGGCCTTGACGATCGAGGGTGCGGAACCCACCAGTTTCAGGTCCAAGGCCTGGGGCCCCTTGCGCCCCTCGGCAACAGAGAAGTCCACACGGGCACCTTTTCGAACCGTGGAGATGCCGGCAGGAAGGGCGGAGGCAGGAAGGAAAACGTCCTGACCCTCATCGCCCGTGATGAAACCGAACCCACGATTGGCATCAAACCAACGCACTTTCCCACTGGGCATAGTCTGGCACTTCCTCACTGGATGATTCCGAGCCGTTTTACCGGCCTTGCTGCATACCTGTCCAGTCTAGCCCAATGCCCTGTGCATGTGGGGCCATCACGTCAAAGGCGTACAGCCCGAGCTCCCAACCTGCTGTTTCGGCGGCTCAGGATGAGTCCTCAACCCCTGAGAGGTCCGTACCGACTCCTGCGAGTGCGGGCTCTGTCGTCCCGGCCTGTCCGGCTCGGGCGACCCCGGGGTCTGCCGAAGAGACTCAACCTGGCCCTGCGGAATCACCATGGTGAAGGTCAACCCGCCACCCGGGGTCTCCTCCACGCATATCAGCCCACGATGTGCCTTGACGATGGACTGGACGATGGCCAGCCCCAGGCCGGTCCCTCCCTTTTCCCTGGCGCGGGAGGGATCTGCCGTATAAAAGCGTTCGAAGAGCCTCGCCCTGGATTCCGCTGGCACACCCGGCCCATGGTCGATGAAGCGCAGAACCAGATAGGGAGTGCCCACACGACTGTTCTGAGCCACCTGCACCGCATCGAGGAAATGCGCCATGCCTGTTTCGTCAGACCCCAGCCTGGCCATGGCCTCAGGGGGTATGGCCGCGTTGAGGAGCCCCATCGATACCTGGACCGGCGAATCGGAGGGTGTGTATCGATGGATGTTCCCTACGATGTTGGTCGCCACCTGACGCAGGCGACTGGGATCTCCCACAACCTCAACCCCCGGCAGTGGACCCTCCTGAAGGGACAGAGAGGTGACCACCCCGACACGACCGACCGGCTTTGTGCGAACGCGCCCCTTGCCCTTGGCTGATCCCCGCCCCTTGGGAGCGGGAGGCGAAGACGGGTCCTCGCGAGTATCGGTCACCACCGTGACGGTTCCACAGATGATCTGACGCTCCGGGTCCAGAGCATGCAGATCATCCACCGAGTCCCGCACCAGGCCGGTCATATCGACCGGAAGGTTGGTATTGATACCCCTACCCTCGTCCAGTCTGGCCAGGGAGAGGAGGTCGGAGACCAGGTCGGTCATCCGGCTGCTGGAGTCCTCGATATGTCTGATCGATTCATCGGCCCTTTCCAGGGCCCCAGGGTAGGCGCGCTGCATCCGATACAGTTCGGCATATCCATGGATGGCGGCCAGGGGTGTTCTCAGCTCGTGGCTGGCATCGGAGACGAAGCGTTTCATCTTCTCGGTGGTCCGCTTCTGCTCATTGAAGGATTGCTCTATCCGGGCCAGCATGACATTCAGGGACGCGGCCAGGGATCCGACTTCGGTGTTCTCGGGGAAGCTGGGAATGCGCTGGTGCAGGTTGCCCGCGGCAATCATGGCAGCCGTCTTCTCTATACGTTTGAGAGGCACCAGGGTGGATTGGATGAGCAGGGCTGACACGACCCCACCGAGGAGAACGACAATCACCGACATGACCAGGCAGAAGGTGGTTAGGGCATGAAGGGCCTCATTCTGGTCGCTCATGGACAGACCGATGTAGAGCACCCCGCTGATATCGGAGTCCTCCAGGTCGCTGTGCAGTCTCCACTGCATGGTCACGACCCGCCATGAGGCCCCGGCCCGTTTGAGGGAATCCCGATCCGGCGATGCCTTCGAATTCACCTTTACATAAGCGGGGACCGTGGTCGGCTGCCCCAGGGGTATCGACCCCATGGTGCCGTTGGCAGGCAGCCTGGGCCGGGAAACAACCCCGTTGAACTGCATGGGGTTGAGGTCATCGGCGATGATCTGCAGTTGGTCGTCACGAATCTGCAGGAAGTAATCGGTTGGCCCGAGACCACTCTTGCTCAGGTCCTCCTGCTTGAGAAGTGTGGCATTCCTAATGCCCAGGTTGGCCTGACGAATCAGCTGGGTATCGGTCTTCTTCATCAGGTAATCATCGGCCATCTGGCAGATGGCCACCGAGATGCCGACCGTACCCACGATGAGAAGAATCAGCATGGAGGCCACCAACTTGGTACTCAGGGGTATGCCCGCCAGGAGTGAATCATGGCGTGGTCGCCTCTGCCCCTGCTGTCCGCCCTCGGGTCTGACGGGCGCTCTGTACGTTGATGACTTCATACCTGCCGCCGTTCGGCCTCAGTCCCCTGTCAGAGGCGAGGTTGAATCCTTGGGACTGCGAATCATATAGCCGATGCCGCGCTTGGTTTCAATCAGCGGGGTCACCTTGCGGAGGCGACCATCCTGATCCTTGACCTTGATGCCGTCCACCTTCTTGCGCAGGTAGGAGATGTAGGACTCGACGATGGCTGCGTCACCGCCCCAGTCATACTGCCATACATGATCCAGAATCTGCGCCTTGCTCAGGACCCTTCCTTCGTTGTCCATCAGATAGCGCAGCAACTTGTACTCGGTGGGACTCAGACCGATGGGCTGACCTGCGCGGGTCACATCGTGGGAGTCCTCATTGATCTCCAGATCTCCCACCCTGATCAGGGGGTCGTCCTCCTCATGCTCCCTGGTGCGGCGAAGGATGGCCTTGATCCTGGCAACGACCTCTTCCAGACTGAAGGGCTTGGTGACGTAGTCGTCCCCGCCCACGGTCAGCCCCATGACCTTGTCCTGGGTGTCGTCCCGGGCGGTGAGGAAGAGGACCGGCGCGTCAATCCCCTCCTGGCGAATGCGGGAGGTAACCGTGAAACCATCGATGTCGGGCAACATCACGTCCAGAACAATCAGGTCCGGCTTGGTTTTCTCTATGACCTCGATGGCTTCGGAACCCGATGCCGCAGTGGTCACCTCAAATCCAGCAAAGTGGAGGGAGGCCACCAGAAGATCCCTGATGGAAGGCTCGTCATCTACAACGACCAGGCGTGCTTCGGTTGGTTTGCTCATGCCCTAAGATTGCCGCCCTTTCCTGAAGGTTATCTGAAAACCTGCTGAAACCTCATCAAGACCTGTGGAAGCGGACCGGCTACTTGGCTCCGGGCCGGGTTTTGTCCTCGTCCTCCCGGCGAGGCGCAAATCTGGCATCGGCCGAATCACCGGCATCAACGCTCTTCATGCCGTCAAGGGTGTCGGTCCCGCCATCACGCTCAGTTCCGGCCTTGGACACAGTCTCTTTACCCGCGTCATTCGCAGCTTTCTTTCCCGTATCAACGTCTCGCTTTGCTTCAACGACGCTCCCGGACTTTTTCCGCCTCTTCCGAATCAGCAGGAATGCACCAACCCCCAGAACCACGACAACCGCGAGAACAACAAGGATGATGGTGACCTGTCGCTGCTGCTTGCGCTGCGCATCGATTCGTGAGATTCCATCCATCAGGGCCTTGGCCGAACCGACCCAGTCGGGATTGCCGGCCTTGCTGATCGGACCGAGGGCATCCTGGGAGAGTTGATCGACGGTCTTCTGGTCACGCAGCCACTCATCTGAGTTGTTGGAGACGGCCACGACCAACTTGCCGTCCTGGGACGCTACGGCCAGGAGGACCGTGTTGGGGGCCGGTTTCATGGATGCCAGCACCTGCTTGGCCCAATCCTCCGGCTTCATTTTCTGATAGAAGCTGGGCAGATAGAGAAGGCGAACGGATACCCCCGTTTCCTCCTTCGTCGACTTGATGGCATCGGTAATCGATCCGACATCGGAGCCTAGGAGGTTCTGGGTATCGGTTATCTGCTCCGAGATGGTTCCTTCCCCTGAGTCCGACTGGCCTTCCTCGGCTCTGGCGTCCACCCCTCCGACCAGCGGGAGGATGAGCAAGGCCACGACGAGAAGGAGGGCAAAGCGGCGAGCAAATCGAGCTGGTTGCCCCCTGCGTGAATCAAGGATGTTGCTGATACCACGTTCGACCACATGGACGGGTGAGAGATAATTTCCGTGCTGAGCTGCCATAGGTTACAGAGTAGTGGTTCTTCTTTGCGTTGTCTTGCAGGTGTCACCACTTACCTATGGAAAGGACAGTCATGTCTCAGTTTCAAGTCGACTCGGAAGAGATGCAATCCGCAGCCGGAGCGGTCAGTTCATCGATTGGCTCCATACGCGATGCAGTGTCAGGTATGTATACGAACCTGGGCAACTTGCAGAACGTCTGGAGGGGCGGGGCTGCCACTCAGTTCAGTGCGGTGGCTGAGCAGTGGAGAGCCTCCCAACAGCAAATGGAGGAATCCCTTGAAGGGATTCAATCGGCTCTGACCCAGGCATCCAGCCTCTACGCAGACACCGAGGACCAAGCCACCCGGCTCTTTGCCGGCTCCTGAGAAGACAACCCCCTAGCGAAACTCAACGATATACAACAGACCGCCGCTCCCTTTTGCGAGGAAACGGCGGTCTGTTTGTAACGATAACCCGGACTTCTTGGCTCTGCCTTCAGGTCAGGGTCAAGAAGTCCTCAGGACTATCAGTAGCCCATGTCGGCCTGAGGCTGGGCAGCGGGTGCCGGGGGCTCAGGCTTGTTGGCGACAACGGCCTCGGTGGTCAGGAAGAGCCCGGCGATCGAAGCGGCGTTCTGCAGGGCGGAACGGGTCACCTTGACGGGGTCGGCGACACCGGCCTCCAGGAGATCCTGGTACTCGTTGTTGGCCGCGTTGAAGCCCTGTCCGGCAGGCAGGGAACGGACCTCGTTGATGACTACGTCACCGGAGACACCGCTGTTCTCGGCAATCTGCTTGATCGGAGCCTCGATGGCACGGAAGACGATGGAGGCACCGGTGGCCTCGTCGCCCTCGAGCTTGACGGTCTTCTCGGCCTTGGCAGCAGCCTGGACCAGAGCGACACCACCGCCGGGCAGCAGGCCCTCCTCGATGGCGGCCTTGGCGTTGCGGACGGCATCTTCGATGCGGTGCTTGCGCTCCTTGGCCTCAACCTCGGTTGCCGCACCGACCTTGATAACGGCGACACCGCCGGCCAGCTTGGCCAGACGCTCCTGGAGCTTCTCGCGGTCGTAATCGGAATCGGTGTTCTCAATCTCGGAACGGATCTGGGCCACGCGGGCGGACACCTCGTCCTTGGAACCGCCACCGGAAACGATGGTGGTCTCGTCCTTGGAGACGATGACCTTCTTGGCGGTGCCCAGGACGCTCATATCGATGGAGTCGAGCTTCAGACCCAGCTCCTCGGAGACGACCTGTGCGCCCGTCAGGATGGCCATATCCTGCAGCATGGCCTTACGACGGTCGCCAAAGCCGGGAGCCTTGACAGCGCAGGAGTTGAAGGTTCCACGGATCTTGTTGAGGATCAGAGTGGGCAGAGCCTCACCATCGACGTCCTCGGCAACAATCAGCAGGGGCTTGCCGGTCTTCATGACCAGCTCGGCGATGTGCACCACGTCCTGCTGGCTGGAGACCTTACCCGAGGTCAGCAGAATGTAGGGGTCGTCCAGAACAGCCGTCTGCTCGTCATTGTTGGTGACGAAGTAGGGGGCGATGTACCCCTTGTCGAAACGCATACCCTCGGTGAACTCCAGGTCCAGACCGAAGCGGTTGTTGTCCTCGACGGTGACCACACCATCCTGGCCCACCTTGTCGAGGGCCTCGGCAATCTCAGCACCAATCTCGGGGTCGCCGGCGGAAATGGTCGCGGTGGCCGCAATCTGGTCCTTGGTCTCGACATCCTTGGACTGGGCGATCAGTTCCTTGACGATGGCGTCAGCGGTCTTCTCGATGCCACGACGGAGGGCAATCGGGTTGGATCCGGCTGCCACGTTCTTCAGACCCTCGTGGACCAGGGACTGGGCCAGAACGGTAGCGGTGGTGGTGCCATCACCTGCAACGTCATCGGTCTTCTTGGCAACTTCCTTGACCAGCTCGGCGCCGATGCGCTCGTAAGGATCCTCCAGGTCGATCTCCTTGGCGATGGAGACACCATCGTTGGTGATTGTCGGTGCGCCGTAGGACTTGTCCAGAACCACGTTACGGCCCTTGGGTCCCAGGGTGACCTTGACGGTGTCGGCCAGCTTGTCCAGACCGGCCAGCATTCCCTGACGAGCTTCCTCGTCATACTCAATGATTTTTGCCATCGTTGCTTCCTCCGTAATGGCTTGAGGTATATGACCCACCGTCGATGCGGAATGGACGAAACCGTCAGCTGCCTCGTTATCACTCCCACACCTCGAGTGCTAATTCAGCAGATTAGCACTCGAACCCGCCGACTGCCAACACGGATAGTCAAATATGCTTCTGGCTAGAAACGCACCTTCTCCGACCGGAATCCACCACCGTAATATCGGCATAAAAAAAGACCCCAGTCAGACCAGGGCCTTTATGAAAAAGACGAATTCAGAACGACAATCAGATCTTGGCGACCTCGGTTGCCTGAAGGCCCTTCGGGCCCTGCTCAACCTGATATTCGACCTTATCTCCCTCATCAAGGGTCTTGAAACCATCCGACTGAATAGCCGAATAGTGGACGAAGACATCTTCCCCGCCATCGTCGGGGTTGATGAATCCGTAACCCTTGCCAGCGCTGAAGAATTTCACAGTGCCTTGTGCCATAACTAACTTCCTTAACATAGGTGCCGCGTCACAGCAGACACGAGACTGACCGCATCTGTCTGGTCGGCAAAATTATTGTACGGCAAACCTCGGAAGAAAAGCAAAACACGCCGTACCGAACTGTGAGACATCCTCGCCAGGGAGAACCGATACCATGCGGACAGCAAGGGCAGGCAGTCTAGTGCATCAGTACAACCTCAACGGGGCTTCCGGCCTCGGCCATCTGCTCGACCTGGGCGATACCGAGCTGGGCAGCCACATCCTGAGCGGTCGCCTTGTCGGCCTCATTCTGGTACCAGACCACATCGGACGCAGGCAGGCTCCCCGTCGGGTTGCTCGCAGTGACCGCACCATACCCGGCATTGACCAGAATCTGGCGCTTGCCTCCCGCATAGCCGCTTACACCTGTGCCATTGACGATCAGCACCCGGGTGTTCTTGTCGATCACCGGGGCCGGCGTGGAGGGTGTCTGACTAGGCTCCTGAACCGGCGAAGACGGGGCCGATGTGGTTTCCTCTGTCTTCTCGCTCGGCGTGGAGGTCGATTTCCTGCTGATGGAGGGCTTCTTGATGGCCTGAGAGGTCGACGCAGGCTTCTGCTGCTGCCAGGGAAGGAATCCACTGACACCCGCCCAGACGCCCACACCGCACACGACGGCAAGAAGAACCACAATCAGGTATGGCAGTGCCCTGATCCACAGGGACTTGGGACCGCGATGCACACCCACAGGCCCCTTGGGCGGATTGTCGAATTCATCCTGACCCTGTGGGGACTTGTCGGTCTGACCCGCCTGAATGCTAGCCATGAAACACTCCTCTGCTCGCCTGAAACCGGCACTATTATATGTAAGCTTAGCGAGCAGCCAGGTCATGACCCTGCATACCCCACCTGTCCATACGATTCCCAGGCGCGTTATAGTGTCCACATGAGCACAGACCAGTCATCTCCAACCCCTTCGGGCGAGCCGGCCCCCAGTTCGCCAGATACCCGCCAGGCCGTCAAGGAAGGACAGGGGAACACCCGCCGCAAGCCCCTGGGCGAGCTGGTCGATCCGGGCTGGGCCAAGGCTCTGGCCCCCGTGGAACCGAACATCCACCACATGGGTGATTTCCTGCGCCAGGAATTGGCACAGGGGCACCGATACCTGCCGGCAAGCAGGAACATCCTCCGGGCATTCACGATCCCCTTTGACTCCATCAAGGTTCTGATAGTCGGCCAGGACCCCTACCCCACCCCCGGCAATCCTGTCGGCCTCAGTTTCTGCGTGGACCCGGCAGTCAGTCCCATTCCCGGTTCACTGCGCAATATTTATACGGAGCTGACCGACGACCTGGGTCTGCCCACCCCCTCCAATGGAGATCTGACCCCTTGGACCCAACGGGGTGTCATGCTCCTGAACCGATGCCTGACCGTTCAGGTGGGCAAACCCGCCAGCCACCGCAACAAGGGTTGGGAGGAAATCACCGATGAGGCCATCAGGGCCCTGAACGACCGGCAGGATGCCCAGGGGCGACCCCTTCCTCTTGTGGCCATCCTCTGGGGCAGGCAGGCGCAAAGCCTGGAACCCCTCCTGACCAAGGCGGCCATCATCAAATCGCCCCATCCCAGCCCCATGTCCGCACGGTACGGGTTCTTCGGATCCAAACCCTTCTCCAAGGCCAACCAAGCCCTTGAGAGCATGGGGACCAGTCCGATTGACTGGTCCCTGACCTGACCAAACCCTGCCCGGTCAGGAGTCTTTCCATGCGGCTTTTCGACCCTCGTCAGGAAAGACCGTTACCATGGCACCTATGTCTTTATTCCCACCAAGACCAAGTGCAGGCACACAACAATCGCCTAAACCCCAGCCGCAGCCTCAACCGCGTCAGGCCACACCACTGGTAAGCGGTGACGACCTGCAACGCTCCCGGCAGCTGGTTGACCGGATTCGAACCCGGTTCGCCAAGAACCTGGTCGGGCAAGAGGGATTGCGTGAGGCCATGATCGCCACCCTGGTCGCCTCGGGTCACATTCTGATCGAGTCCGTACCCGGACTAGCCAAGACAACGGCCGCCCAGACCCTGGCAACCTCGGTCTCGGGTAGTTTCAAGCGGGTCCAGTGCACACCCGACCTGATGCCCTCGGATCTGGTGGGCACCCAGGTCTACGACTTCTCCAATCAGCGCTTCTCCACCCAGCTGGGACCCATCCACGCCAATTTCGTCCTGCTGGACGAAATCAACCGGTCCAACGCCAAGACCCAGTCGGCAATGCTGGAGGCCATGGCCGAAGGGGCCACGACCATCGGCGGTCAGCGGATTGCCCTCCCCCAACCTTTCATGGTCATCGCCACCCAGAACCCCATCGAGGAGGAGGGCACATACAACCTGCCTGAAGCCCAGATGGACCGGTTCATGCTGAAAGCCGTCATGACCTACCCCGACAAGGACCAGGAAACTCGGATGCTTCAGCTCCTGACCTCCCGGGGAACAGACATGCCCCTGGCTGACGAGCAGGGCAGGCTGACCATCGCCGACGTGGAGTTCCTCCGTCGCAGCGCCCGTCGTGTCCACGTGGCCGAGCCAATCATGCAGTACGCGGTCGATCTGGTGGCGACCAGTCGAGGCAGCGGCCCCAAGCCCATCCAGGGACTCTCTTCAAAGGTCCGCCTCGGTGCCAGCCCCCGAGCATCAATCGCCCTGATCCGCATCGGACAGGCCCAGGCCCTGATCAGCGGACGCGACTTTGTCGTTCCCGAGGACCTGAAGGGCTTCGCCCACCAGGTCCTCCGCCACCGCATCCTGCTTACCTTCGAGGCCATGGCCGATGGAATCAGCAGCGATGACATCATCGACACCATCCTGGAAACGGTGCCTGTGCCATGATCGGTGACCGCGGACACCAGGACCCGGTCAGACGGCGAATCGAAGCACTGGGGTCCAGCTTGAGCCTGCCCACCGTACGCAAGGCCATGGGAATCCTCGAGGGGGAACACCCCTCGGGGTTACGTGGAAACGGGTATGATACGGCCGGAATCCGGGCCTATGAGCCCGGCGATGAAACCCGGCTGATCGACTGGAAATCCTCAGCCAAGATAGGCAGGCCCATGGTGGTCGACAAGGAGCGACAGCTGACCAGCAAGGTCTGGCTCCTCCTCGACGTCGGACGGGAGATGACCGGCACCTGCCCCAGTGGCGAGCAGGCGATACAGGTCGCAGCCAATGCGCTCTGCATGTTTGCGGCACTCTCGCTGAGACGATCCGACGAGGTAAGCCTGGTCCTGGCCGACAGCTCCACCATCACCCGTATACCCTGCCACGGAGGATTCGCCCAGTTCGAGCAGACCCTTGACCGAACCCTCCTGAACCGCCAAAGCACGGGCAGGAACATCGAGGCTCTCCTGGACTATGCCAACAGGCTCCAGGACAGGCACTCCCTCCTGGTCCTGGCCACGGACGAGACCGCCCTGAACGGGGACCATCTGGACATGATTCACCGATTGGCCCAGACCCACCCGCTCAACCTGGTCTCCGTACGCCTCCTCAACCCCCTACGCGCGGAGGGCGGGCCGGGCCCGGTCTATGAGGCCCAGACCGGCCGAAAGGTCCCGGCCTTCCTGCAGACCGAGCGTACCGGGCAGGAGGTGGCGGTGCACCGGGAATACATGGCCGCCGCCCTGAAGCAAGAACTGGCCCGGAGTGGTTCCACACTGGTCAGGGCCGAATCCAGTCAGACCATGTTCGATCAGTTCATCCATCTTTTGTCGGTCGCCTTGCCCGCGTCTTCCATGGGGAATCCCCCAGGACGGCCCGGCTTGATTTCAGGACTTGGGAGGACGGGCCGGTGACACCCATGCAGAACCAACCGATATCAGCTCAGAAACTTGAACCCCTTCCCTCCATGGAACAGCCCGGATGGCTCCTCGGACTTACTCTGATCTGCATCTTCCTTGCCGTTCTGACGATTGCCCTGGCCATATTCCTCCCCCGATTCCGCCAGGTACAGGAAAAATCCAGGAGCAGCCTTGTGCAGGTCAGCCCCAAGGAGGACTGCCTGGCCCGAATCGATCAGGTCGTCACCGATTACAAGGCCGGCAAGTCAACACGGGATCAGACCTTGAAGGATCTGGCGGGGATAGCCCGCCGGTTCGCCTCCCAGGCATGGAGCCGGGATATGAGCGCGAAGACCCTGACAGAGATCAAAATCCAGCCCAGAACCAGCAGTACGTCACAGGGGCTTGACCT includes the following:
- a CDS encoding AAA family ATPase codes for the protein MSLFPPRPSAGTQQSPKPQPQPQPRQATPLVSGDDLQRSRQLVDRIRTRFAKNLVGQEGLREAMIATLVASGHILIESVPGLAKTTAAQTLATSVSGSFKRVQCTPDLMPSDLVGTQVYDFSNQRFSTQLGPIHANFVLLDEINRSNAKTQSAMLEAMAEGATTIGGQRIALPQPFMVIATQNPIEEEGTYNLPEAQMDRFMLKAVMTYPDKDQETRMLQLLTSRGTDMPLADEQGRLTIADVEFLRRSARRVHVAEPIMQYAVDLVATSRGSGPKPIQGLSSKVRLGASPRASIALIRIGQAQALISGRDFVVPEDLKGFAHQVLRHRILLTFEAMADGISSDDIIDTILETVPVP
- a CDS encoding DUF58 domain-containing protein, with translation MIGDRGHQDPVRRRIEALGSSLSLPTVRKAMGILEGEHPSGLRGNGYDTAGIRAYEPGDETRLIDWKSSAKIGRPMVVDKERQLTSKVWLLLDVGREMTGTCPSGEQAIQVAANALCMFAALSLRRSDEVSLVLADSSTITRIPCHGGFAQFEQTLDRTLLNRQSTGRNIEALLDYANRLQDRHSLLVLATDETALNGDHLDMIHRLAQTHPLNLVSVRLLNPLRAEGGPGPVYEAQTGRKVPAFLQTERTGQEVAVHREYMAAALKQELARSGSTLVRAESSQTMFDQFIHLLSVALPASSMGNPPGRPGLISGLGRTGR
- a CDS encoding uracil-DNA glycosylase, with product MSTDQSSPTPSGEPAPSSPDTRQAVKEGQGNTRRKPLGELVDPGWAKALAPVEPNIHHMGDFLRQELAQGHRYLPASRNILRAFTIPFDSIKVLIVGQDPYPTPGNPVGLSFCVDPAVSPIPGSLRNIYTELTDDLGLPTPSNGDLTPWTQRGVMLLNRCLTVQVGKPASHRNKGWEEITDEAIRALNDRQDAQGRPLPLVAILWGRQAQSLEPLLTKAAIIKSPHPSPMSARYGFFGSKPFSKANQALESMGTSPIDWSLT